A region from the Actinoplanes sp. OR16 genome encodes:
- a CDS encoding DEAD/DEAH box helicase, whose protein sequence is MSPPLPNLEIFPPLRAWQRKAMVTYLRRRSEDFMAVATPGAGKTTFALRIAAEMLADGTCDAVTVVCPTEHLKTQWSLAAARVGIQLDPKFRNADVHSSRDFHGAVVTYAQVGMAPQVHKRRTLTRRTFVILDEIHHAGDSRSWGDGVKDAFEPAVRRLLLTGTPFRSDENPIPFVTYERGSDGIQRSKADSVYGYGDALKDRVVRPVLFMAYSGETRWRTNAGDELAARLGEPMTKDLVAQAWRTALDHRGDWMPQVLRAADSRLTKLREHGMPDAGGLIIASDQQSARAYAKLIHDLTGESPTVVLSDDEGASGRIAKFAASEDRWMVAVRMVSEGVDIPRLAVGVYATSASTPLYFAQAIGRFVRSRMEGETATVFLPSVPHLLGLASEMEEQRNHVLGAPKEKDGLDDELIERAQKSEDALGDLEKQFEALSATAELDQVIYDGTSFGTGARTGTAEELDYLGLPGLLTPEQVTDLLNKRQAEQLAAQKREQASQPEPAVPEQREPVVPMSAGERRNSLRRQLNTLVAAHHHRTNLPHGKIHAELRRLCGGPPSAQATIEQLEERIATIQTL, encoded by the coding sequence TTGAGCCCGCCTCTGCCGAACCTGGAGATCTTCCCGCCGCTGCGAGCCTGGCAGCGCAAGGCGATGGTGACGTACCTTCGCCGGCGTTCCGAGGACTTCATGGCCGTGGCGACGCCCGGCGCCGGCAAGACCACGTTCGCCCTGCGGATCGCCGCCGAGATGCTCGCCGACGGCACCTGCGACGCGGTCACCGTGGTCTGCCCGACCGAGCACCTGAAGACCCAGTGGTCGCTGGCGGCGGCCCGGGTCGGCATCCAGCTCGACCCCAAGTTCCGCAACGCGGACGTCCACTCGTCGCGGGACTTCCACGGGGCGGTCGTGACCTATGCGCAGGTCGGCATGGCCCCGCAGGTGCACAAGCGGCGCACCCTGACCCGGCGCACCTTCGTGATCCTCGACGAGATCCACCACGCCGGCGACTCGCGGAGCTGGGGTGACGGCGTCAAGGACGCGTTCGAGCCGGCCGTGCGGCGCCTGCTGCTCACCGGGACGCCGTTCCGCTCCGACGAGAACCCGATCCCCTTCGTGACGTACGAGCGGGGTTCCGACGGCATCCAGCGATCGAAGGCCGACTCGGTCTACGGGTACGGCGACGCGCTGAAGGACCGGGTCGTCCGGCCGGTGCTGTTCATGGCGTACTCCGGCGAGACCCGCTGGCGGACCAACGCCGGTGACGAGCTGGCCGCCCGGCTCGGCGAGCCGATGACGAAGGATCTGGTGGCGCAGGCCTGGCGGACCGCGCTGGACCACCGCGGCGACTGGATGCCGCAGGTGCTGCGGGCCGCCGACTCCCGGCTCACCAAGCTACGCGAGCACGGCATGCCGGACGCCGGCGGTCTGATCATCGCCAGCGACCAGCAGTCCGCCCGGGCGTACGCGAAGCTCATCCACGACCTGACCGGCGAGTCGCCCACCGTGGTCCTCTCCGACGACGAGGGCGCCTCCGGCCGGATCGCGAAGTTCGCCGCCTCCGAGGACCGCTGGATGGTCGCGGTCCGGATGGTGTCCGAGGGCGTCGACATCCCGCGCCTGGCCGTCGGCGTCTACGCCACCAGCGCCTCCACCCCGCTCTACTTCGCCCAGGCGATCGGCCGGTTCGTGCGGTCCCGGATGGAGGGCGAGACCGCCACGGTCTTCCTGCCGAGCGTGCCGCACCTGCTCGGGCTGGCCAGCGAGATGGAGGAGCAGCGCAACCACGTCCTCGGCGCGCCGAAGGAGAAGGACGGCCTGGACGACGAGCTGATCGAGCGGGCGCAGAAGTCCGAGGACGCCCTCGGCGACCTGGAGAAGCAGTTCGAGGCGCTCTCCGCCACCGCCGAACTCGATCAGGTGATCTACGACGGCACCTCGTTCGGCACCGGCGCCCGGACCGGCACGGCCGAGGAGCTCGACTACCTCGGCCTGCCCGGCCTGCTCACCCCCGAACAGGTGACCGACCTGCTGAACAAGCGGCAGGCCGAGCAGCTGGCCGCGCAGAAGCGGGAGCAGGCGTCCCAGCCGGAGCCCGCGGTGCCGGAGCAGCGCGAGCCGGTCGTGCCGATGAGCGCGGGGGAGCGCCGCAACAGCCTGCGCCGCCAGCTGAACACGCTCGTGGCGGCCCATCACCACCGGACCAACCTGCCGCACGGCAAGATCCACGCCGAGTTGCGGCGGCTGTGCGGCGGGCCGCCGAGCGCTCAGGCGACCATTGAGCAGTTGGAAGAGCGGATCGCTACCATCCAGACACTCTGA
- a CDS encoding trimeric intracellular cation channel family protein: MTSGYGLLVADLIGVAVFAASGATAGVAKRLDLFGVAFVGFVAALGGGILRDLAIGSVPPLAFADWRYAVTAVVASLAAFWLHPALNRIRRTVLLLDAAGLGLFTATGTLKAIAAGVPPVGACLLGMLTAIGGGLARDLLTGEIPVVLHREIYAVIALGGAVLVTVLHRMGFTGLLPLVGAAALMTGVRLVALYRKWSAPVAAPRF, encoded by the coding sequence GTGACGAGTGGTTACGGCCTGCTCGTCGCGGATCTGATCGGTGTGGCGGTGTTCGCCGCCTCCGGCGCCACGGCCGGCGTCGCCAAACGGCTCGACCTGTTCGGGGTCGCGTTCGTCGGTTTCGTGGCCGCGCTGGGTGGCGGCATCCTGCGGGACCTGGCCATCGGGTCGGTCCCGCCGCTGGCGTTCGCCGACTGGCGCTACGCGGTCACCGCGGTGGTGGCCTCGCTGGCTGCCTTCTGGCTCCACCCCGCCCTGAACCGGATCCGGCGGACAGTGCTGCTCCTCGACGCCGCCGGCCTCGGTCTGTTCACCGCGACCGGCACTCTCAAGGCGATCGCCGCCGGTGTCCCGCCGGTCGGCGCCTGCCTGCTCGGCATGCTCACCGCGATCGGCGGCGGCCTGGCCCGGGATCTGCTCACCGGGGAGATCCCGGTGGTGCTGCACCGGGAGATCTACGCGGTCATCGCGCTGGGCGGCGCGGTGCTGGTCACCGTACTGCACCGGATGGGCTTCACCGGCCTGCTCCCGCTGGTCGGGGCGGCCGCGCTGATGACCGGCGTACGCCTCGTCGCGCTCTACCGCAAGTGGTCCGCGCCGGTCGCCGCGCCCCGGTTTTGA
- a CDS encoding DUF3039 domain-containing protein yields MTVSTQILERPETKDADTGPEMFHYVRKEKIAESAVMGNLVVALCGETFPVTKSPKPGSPVCPQCKEIYESMKV; encoded by the coding sequence ATAACCGTGAGCACGCAGATCCTTGAGCGTCCGGAGACCAAGGACGCCGACACCGGTCCGGAGATGTTCCATTACGTGCGCAAGGAGAAGATCGCCGAGAGCGCCGTCATGGGCAACCTCGTCGTGGCGCTCTGCGGCGAGACCTTCCCGGTGACCAAGTCGCCGAAGCCCGGCTCGCCGGTCTGCCCGCAGTGCAAGGAGATCTACGAATCCATGAAGGTCTGA